CTTGACCGGGAAGTAAAGATTATCGGCTTCTTTCGTTCCGGGAGCGAGGAGGCAGAAAGATTTGAAGATTTACTGGCGGAATACAATCACCAGAACCCGCGGGTTTCTTACCGCATAGTTGACCCGGAACAGAATCCTTCTCTGGCCCAAAAATACGGCGTGCGCCAGTTTGGAACCGTTGTGGTTGAGGCAGGGGGA
This genomic interval from Calderihabitans maritimus contains the following:
- a CDS encoding DUF7088 domain-containing protein, with amino-acid sequence MGRSKAWQNLHTWEQGTNRLIYTLAVLGIIVLLNVLANRFTWRLDWTEGKIYTLSEQTREVLARLDREVKIIGFFRSGSEEAERFEDLLAEYNHQNPRVSYRIVDPEQNPSLAQKYGVRQFGTVVVEAGG